From the Cryptococcus neoformans var. neoformans JEC21 chromosome 6 sequence genome, the window ACCGCAAAACAACCAGTCTCGTCGGTACTATTATCTATCGTCAGTGCCCTATTTTTCGATGATTCCAAGTATTCTGCGAAGGATTTACTAGCATTCCTATTGATATTGATATATTAGCAGTCAAGACTCATATGAAGGATATCATAAACTCACTTGGTTGGTCAAACTCAAGCCAGACGTAGCCTGTTGATAAACACTGCCCATATAGGTATTAATCTGGGTAACATCATTGTCATAAATTTCGTAATATTTGCTGGAAGAATTGATGAACTGCCCAACACACCATCAGGTCAACTCTTTCGTCTAAGGGATCAATCATGGAAGAAACTCGGCTCACGTGGTAGTTTGGGTTGAAAGGTGCCCATTGTCCGGACTGCGACACTTGACCCTTGCCAATCGACATATCAAGCTGGATTGTACAATATTAGTGCTTATAATCTCCTCAAGAAGAATCTGATCGCTTACAGTAGCCTCAAATATATCAATCTCAGGGGCTGATCTCCCTACAAAAGATCCATCAGAATGTTTAGGCCCGGGGTGAGTGTCATCGTCAGGGCAGGTGCATCTTGAGAGACGTTGTCCAGGCAAGTACGAGAGCTCGTTGTTATGGCCCGGATCACCTTGAGTCAACGCTACTGTTGGTTTACCTGAATACGTTGATAAGGAGCTGTTCGACGATTAGAAAATCAGCCTTACCATTGAGCGTCTGATTGGGTAGCGTGCCGACGTCGCATGAATCATAGGTATATGGCCACGTGCCATCAAGAGATCCTCCATATCCCGCCCGTCCCAAGTTTCCCATAGCCCAAACAGCGGGCCAGAGACTATGGGGTCAGATTAGAATCACAACGATCATGTCGCATTTGGGTTAATGAACATACCCAGGAATGTCATTTGTGCCGGGGAGAGATACAGAAACTGTGACAATCGTAAGAAAGTCTTGCCCCAATTATCATACGAGCACTTGCCTTCCATATAACCACCTGTAAAGCAAAACCTATTCCAACTGGACATCACTTTTtaaagggaaaaaaatgaGCTCTGTTTGTCAATGTCATGAAGGTCTCAAGACTTACTACCCCCTTCAAAATTCATGCCATGACTAAAAATTTCATCAAGGGTAATGACCAGTTTTCCATTTTTAGTAGTCAATCGACTGGGGTCATACCTGTCAAGCGGAAATTAAGCTTTTGGTCACCAAATGATCTGTCACATTCACCATTCCAAGTTATTGGTTTGCCAATAATGTAAGTCGGCGGCTTCCCAGAAAGGGTCATCACCTATGGCAAGGCTTAATATTGTCTAGTAGTGCTCATCAGTGGTGTCACCTGACCCACCATTATAGAAAGTTCGTCCATCCTCATTGAACTCGTCTGAGAAAACGAGGTCCCATTCCTCCCCTGTGTCTAAACTTTTATGAGTATAGGCTTCGGGGGGCGTGTCGGGATCAATTAGCTGGAAAATGTTGGCTACGTCAGGCACTTGCCCCGTGGAACTTAAGGAGAACGTCAGTGGCGGCGATCAAGACGGGCGAATGAACGGGCGCACTTGATACCTCCTATATTAAACCCTCCATGCGTGTCTGCGGGTAGAGTAATGTAATACTCGAAGATAGGCAAGCCGGCGCTATATGCTGTTAGCTATTCGTTATGCGGGCTGAAAAGTGCGCTCACAAAAGGATAACAACAGCTAGGCCCATGATTGCCAAGCAGCCCAGGTTGGCAAGCCCACGGCTTGAAAAGTACTGGGTCTACGTACCAACCGCATGAGAATCACTTCAAAACAGAGGCATAGGGCTTACTCACATCAAGTTCATCTTGTGATTCCGGTCTGTGCAgttcgtcatcatcctcgggGTTCGCCCCTTCCCACTGGGAGGGATCAATATGGAAGGGAAGCTACGAGAAGGCATGAGCCAACCACTACTCGCTTAGACTTGGCAAAGTCGTAGAAGCTCACCAAATCATACAGGCCTcgtttttcttcattccctTCCAATTCATTGACAAGCCTTGATTTGGGGAGAATATTCTTCATACCATACGCGCTTTTGGCCGCATGCCTCTTTAGCATCGCCGCTCTGTCAATCAGTCCCTCATCTGAGCCCGCGTCGGAATCGAGTCTGAATCTTGCGGCACTATCTGTATCAGTTCCAAATCCACTTCTCAATGAGGAAATGCTTCGAATGGTCATAATTGAAGATCCCGAGCTGCCAAAAACACTCAGAGCCGGCCTTGGGTCGCTGCCGAATGTCCTATTGCCAAAAACGACTGTATCGGGGTAGAAGTCCGCCAAGCTTGGTAGCGATGCGTTGAGCGGTGATGCACTACGAGCTGGAAACTGAGCTGCAAGGGGCGTGAGACTTGCATTGTGTGTATATCCGAGAGGGCTGGGCTTGTTCTTTGTAGACTGAGAGAGGCATACGTTGATTTCGGGACCGGACGTGAGGGCGGGCCCTTGTTGACGAGTTCCTGCGTCGGCCTCGGCGGGAGGCCTATCAAGAGATCCTTCACGGGATGGGTATCCTCGAGTGTCGTAAACGGGTATGGCCATACTCCCCGCGTCGCTAAGCATCGATGGCGAAGGAAGATCCAGTACTAACCAATGGTCGTTCTTTTCCCCGCCGCTACCCATTTTGTCCCTCAACCATTTGCTTGTACCCTTGATGATACGTTCAGCTCCAGAAGTGTGGGATCCATCGCCTCCAAACATGTTTCTGCCAGATGGGGGTACTGAGAGGTTGGGTGATGACTTCCTCCGAGAGAGTGTTGAAACGGGTGAAGCAGTACGAGAAGACCTTGGGCGGAGATGGCCTGGAGATCCTGATAGGGAAGCGTTGGGCCTATGGTTGGCTGAAGGATGTCTGACTCCAGAAGCAGCAATAACTTCCGAATCGTTACGGGAGTGAGAGGTTTTCCTAGAAGATGGGCTGCCAGCAGGGTTATTGAGCGAAGTTGTTGAGTTTTGTCGACTGCGTGGGCAGCTGGCTTCGTTGGAGGATGTCATACTGATTGTTTTAAGATGCAAACGAAATTTCGAAGACGTAGCTGAAGAGGGAATCAATCTGGCAcactgagaagaagatgtcgTGAAGCTGCTAAAGATGTGAGCCGATGAAAGAGCATATACAGAAGTACATTCGTTCGTTACTAGCACAAGTTGAACGACTGCACTGCGGCGAAACTAGTGAGAAAGTCATTGATTGATACTACTGTTGTGCCGACGAACTCCAGGGTGCGTGACCCATGTCGTGTTGGGTGTTGATTGTAGATAATATGCGAAGCTATAGACACCGCTAGGCCATCGCGCAGTGTGAGGAATTCGTTACTGTCCGTCCCAAAGTCGCACCCATATCCGGTGATAGGTTAAAAATAAGATGTACTCGTATTGTTGACGCGACCATGCGACTGTGACTAGGATGGGGGATTGGTGTCCCTATAACGCGAAGAGAGCAATAATGATAACAACGGAAGCGATACGATTGCGCCATAAGATATGCTGTCTCATTGACAGCGACACTATTCGTTGGAGGATCAAACGAttgtcaacatcatcgCCGTCGTTGAGAGCGATGACCACCTTGTCCAGTACCTGGCTATCTTCTAATAATGCCAATCTATTATTAATCCTCAAATAATTAGCAAATGTTTTGTAATGCTGCTACTCTGTGAGTTCTATTCAAAAATTGATTCCGTTAACCTCTTACATCAGAGCACGCGTTAATTTTTTAGGTACTTTCAATTTTGCGTTCCGTCTTCGCCCAAAATTAGCATGAACTTTTGGACCAAAATTGACAAAATTGAAAGTAGGGCGAAGAAGTCATGACATCATGAGGTTTGACAGCTTGGAACTTCTCGGCCCGCGCCAACCTATTACTACATATGTGAATGTACGACGCAGCAAGCCTTCTAACATGTCAACGAATCGTCTGTACTTCATCTGTAACCGCATCTTACATTGTCCATGAATAATGAAGATAATaatgatgaaggaggtggaCAAATCGCATGACGCAAGAGGAGATATTATAAGAAGGCAAATGATGTTTTTCGTCGGGAGAAAACATGTTTTGGTCGAACCCAGAAGTCGACCAAAAGAAACACGACCAAAACGCGTTTTGGTACTTACGTAAAATGTGAATTTTGGGTTTTGGTCCGACCAAAACGTGAAATTGAAAGTAGCTAAAATTGTTGTGAAAACTGGTCAGTGGCTGTCCCGATCTCTGTGTGTTCGTGGTCGAAgttactttttttttcttctgggCATCTCGTTCCGCCACATTTTATAATTCCGATCGGAGTTTGTTGTTTCTGAATTTCGGCTCGACGACAGTCCCCTAGACTTATAATCATCTCTTCTACTTCTACTTTTAGACCTAGAAGACTACGCCGAAGGTAAGTTGCTGTTCATGGGAGATTGCATGAGGATGATACTCACGAGTCGTTTTACAGGCAGCGGCACATTACAAGCAAGCACCTAGACCGACTTaaacaaaaaaaagtcCTCTACTTTTTACCAACCACAATGATCATTTCCAAGCAGAACCGCAGGGCCGTACGTGTCGGCTCTGATTTATTTAAAATATCGAGGTTGATCCGTCTTTTAGATCTACGAGTACCTCTTCAAGGAGGGTGTTCTCGTTGCCCCCAAGGACTTCAACCGCCCCTCTCACCCTGACCTCCCCACTGTCCGAAACCTCGAGGTTATCAAGGCTATGCAGTCCCTCAACTCCAAGGGCTACGTCAAGACTCAGTTCTCTTGGCAGTGGTACTACTACACCCTCACCGAGGAGGGTCTTGCCTACCTCCGAGagttcctccacctcccctCTGAGATT encodes:
- a CDS encoding glucosidase, putative translates to MTSSNEASCPRSRQNSTTSLNNPAGSPSSRKTSHSRNDSEVIAASGVRHPSANHRPNASLSGSPGHLRPRSSRTASPVSTLSRRKSSPNLSVPPSGRNMFGGDGSHTSGAERIIKGTSKWLRDKMGSGGEKNDHWLVLDLPSPSMLSDAGSMAIPVYDTRGYPSREGSLDRPPAEADAGTRQQGPALTSGPEINVCLSQSTKNKPSPLGYTHNASLTPLAAQFPARSASPLNASLPSLADFYPDTVVFGNRTFGSDPRPALSVFGSSGSSIMTIRSISSLRSGFGTDTDSAARFRLDSDAGSDEGLIDRAAMLKRHAAKSAYGMKNILPKSRLVNELEGNEEKRGLYDLLPFHIDPSQWEGANPEDDDELHRPESQDELDTQYFSSRGLANLGCLAIMGLAVVILFAGLPIFEYYITLPADTHGGFNIGGINSTGQVPDVANIFQLIDPDTPPEAYTHKSLDTGEEWDLVFSDEFNEDGRTFYNGDDPFWEAADLHYWQTNNLEWYDPSRLTTKNGKLVITLDEIFSHGMNFEGGMMSSWNRFCFTGGYMEVSVSLPGTNDIPGLWPAVWAMGNLGRAGYGGSLDGTWPYTYDSCDVGTLPNQTLNGKPTVALTQGDPGHNNELSYLPGQRLSRCTCPDDDTHPGPKHSDGSFVGRSAPEIDIFEATLDMSIGKGQVSQSGQWAPFNPNYHFINSSSKYYEIYDNDVTQINTYMGSVYQQATSGLSLTNQECYTDETGCFAVYGMEYAPGADGYITWVNDNKKAWTVRGAAMGPNKEAGVDQRLVTEEPMYMVLNLGISENFGAVHFVGLQKLWPVQMEVDYVRVYQDPKKKNIGCDPADRPTASYISRFPEAYSNANITTFDQVPNKKRPKNSLVDQC
- a CDS encoding 40s ribosomal protein s10, putative, encoding MIISKQNRRAIYEYLFKEGVLVAPKDFNRPSHPDLPTVRNLEVIKAMQSLNSKGYVKTQFSWQWYYYTLTEEGLAYLREFLHLPSEIVPQTHMKPVARQTGRPSGQREGAYRAPRGDREYRRRDDGEKEGGEYRPRFGGVARGAPAS